One Chordicoccus furentiruminis DNA window includes the following coding sequences:
- a CDS encoding peptidoglycan-binding domain-containing protein: MKKRRLFAVAVMTASVLVSVPAFADITTDISSAEAALGIDNSDKKAIDRVSSLEDELGITDKTGTLAERLARIDEQLGIGSNAAPDSVESSASGMEGTESVSASGAEAAIDTDEKLAVSPTDDFVISRLKLIGSITDMEAVTEDHDPNGLLHKQGGYTGCIYFRDSAVNWSQLYVGTDDVIEVGTEGGGCIEIYGDAAGAEARNTYLAGFDGSLIASGSHKVLGTCIVRTSNKLTASQQNDLTDRISLALTAKDPTVLDLSDGTDAEESGAASSETNLTEATAGAAAESGASSAAAADSKDTPFVLYNQDGYTIELLGYDPEGQYNMGPALTMKITNLTHHNVEISDTNPYVNGAAMSTGPSFEIAAGKTETQSVNFWSEDLKNAGITAIEDISFTFLVTDNDNYNELGTIGPLHVSIDENGRIVNKVVYTDKATVAEVQSLLNAAGYNCGNADGVAGKNTNNQILKYEQDHGLREDTDITDELLASLRGQGS; this comes from the coding sequence ATGAAAAAGAGAAGGCTTTTTGCTGTTGCTGTCATGACAGCATCTGTCCTCGTATCAGTACCGGCATTTGCTGATATTACGACCGATATTTCATCGGCTGAAGCGGCGCTCGGTATAGACAACTCAGATAAAAAGGCGATTGACCGGGTTTCTTCGCTCGAAGATGAACTGGGTATTACGGATAAAACCGGTACGCTCGCGGAGAGACTCGCCAGGATTGATGAACAGCTCGGTATAGGAAGTAATGCGGCTCCTGATTCGGTGGAAAGTTCTGCTTCGGGCATGGAAGGCACGGAATCAGTTTCGGCGTCTGGCGCAGAAGCCGCGATTGATACGGACGAAAAACTCGCGGTTTCCCCGACCGATGATTTTGTGATCAGCCGTCTCAAGCTGATTGGTTCAATTACCGATATGGAGGCCGTTACAGAAGATCATGATCCGAACGGATTGCTTCACAAGCAGGGCGGCTATACTGGTTGTATATATTTCCGGGATTCCGCAGTCAATTGGTCTCAGCTATATGTCGGGACGGATGATGTCATTGAAGTGGGAACCGAGGGCGGCGGGTGCATCGAGATATACGGGGATGCGGCCGGGGCGGAAGCCCGCAATACATATCTTGCGGGTTTTGACGGCTCTTTGATTGCAAGCGGGTCCCATAAAGTCCTGGGCACTTGTATTGTGAGGACATCCAATAAGCTGACGGCATCGCAGCAAAATGATCTGACTGACAGGATCAGTCTGGCCTTGACGGCAAAAGATCCGACTGTCCTTGATCTTTCGGATGGCACAGATGCAGAAGAAAGCGGGGCGGCGTCCTCGGAAACGAATCTGACTGAAGCGACGGCCGGCGCAGCCGCAGAAAGCGGTGCGTCTTCAGCAGCGGCAGCCGATTCGAAAGATACGCCCTTTGTGCTCTATAATCAGGACGGATATACCATTGAACTGCTCGGCTATGATCCGGAAGGTCAGTACAATATGGGGCCGGCGCTGACCATGAAGATTACGAATCTGACGCATCATAATGTGGAGATCAGTGACACGAATCCGTATGTGAATGGCGCGGCTATGTCGACTGGGCCGAGTTTTGAGATCGCAGCTGGCAAAACGGAAACTCAGAGTGTCAATTTTTGGAGCGAGGATCTCAAGAACGCCGGCATCACAGCGATTGAAGATATATCGTTTACGTTTCTGGTTACGGACAATGACAATTATAATGAGCTTGGGACAATCGGCCCGCTCCATGTCTCCATTGACGAAAACGGCCGCATTGTTAACAAGGTCGTATACACGGACAAAGCGACAGTCGCAGAAGTCCAGTCGCTGCTTAATGCGGCCGGCTACAATTGCGGAAATGCGGACGGCGTCGCAGGAAAGAATACGAACAATCAGATCCTGAAATATGAACAGGATCACGGGCTGAGGGAGGATACGGATATCACGGATGAGCTTCTCGCATCGCTCAGAGGGCAGGGCTCATGA
- a CDS encoding type II toxin-antitoxin system RelE/ParE family toxin — protein sequence MEKYEVVRTDTADEGIRRIILYVAQNFGAEVALKKLDDMGKSILALGENPYVGVDPRYLVLKREGYKVLILEKDLVFYKINEERRKVIVYAVVDQRQDYLNIILGL from the coding sequence ATGGAAAAGTACGAGGTTGTAAGAACAGATACCGCAGATGAGGGCATCCGGCGCATCATTCTTTATGTTGCACAGAATTTTGGGGCGGAGGTTGCTCTGAAAAAACTGGACGATATGGGGAAAAGCATTCTGGCTCTGGGAGAAAATCCCTATGTAGGAGTCGATCCGAGATATCTGGTGTTAAAACGAGAAGGATATAAGGTCCTCATTCTGGAAAAGGACCTTGTTTTTTACAAGATCAACGAAGAAAGAAGAAAAGTCATTGTGTATGCCGTCGTCGATCAGAGACAGGACTATTTGAATATCATTCTTGGTCTGTGA
- a CDS encoding type II toxin-antitoxin system Phd/YefM family antitoxin, with translation MMTLKESIRPSADLRNHYNEISKQCRENREAVIITVNGRGDTVSISYEEYQNMRARIELLELLAQGEDDVKNGRVAPIKETFDDLRKQLQVR, from the coding sequence ATGATGACATTAAAGGAATCCATCAGACCATCGGCCGATCTACGGAATCATTACAACGAGATCTCAAAGCAGTGCAGGGAAAACCGGGAGGCAGTGATCATCACAGTGAATGGCAGGGGCGATACGGTTTCGATCTCTTATGAAGAATATCAGAACATGAGAGCCCGTATCGAATTGCTGGAGCTTCTGGCACAAGGTGAAGATGATGTGAAGAATGGTCGCGTGGCTCCGATTAAGGAAACCTTCGATGACCTTAGGAAGCAGCTTCAGGTGCGCTGA